A genomic stretch from Helianthus annuus cultivar XRQ/B chromosome 1, HanXRQr2.0-SUNRISE, whole genome shotgun sequence includes:
- the LOC110933885 gene encoding receptor-like protein kinase ANXUR2, which produces MDIIRISLEDIKYATDNFSDEKCIGRGAFGKLFKGQLRHANGHKIIAAKRLNTMNGEGVRDFFLELKILLKFTHRNVIGLEGYCDEMGEKIIVYEYAPNSSLDNLLNDASLTWKKRLEIGIDVASGLDFLHGGVLRREMVLHRDMKSSNILLDRNWKAKIANFGLSLISPNIQDTNYVIEEDPAGAGYIDPAYLKTHTISKAADIYSFGVVLFEILCGRLAIPTGVDVQDKEQYLGPLAKNFHEKNKLQEFVFEGIKEQIVPQSLSTFADIAHKCLHDDWHQRPTASEVVAQLKEAKEFQEDCGIWEPKLPSDYKEIIQQSKIPEICYTKKKEVVYNMLHTGILIQNGNVWFSLDGNNNRNEMISAKLFTYKNQSSQKWIHKRSSRYNILHTSSFLNKKSFLMISPCK; this is translated from the exons ATGGATATTATTAGAATTTCATTAGAAGACATAAAATATGCCACAGATAATTTCAGTGATGAGAAGTGCATTGGAAGAGGTGCATTTGGGAAGTTATTCAAAGGACAACTTCGACATGCTAATGGACATAAAATCATTGCTGCAAAGCGGTTGAATACGATGAATGGTGAAGGAGTTCGCGATTTTTTTCTAGAGCTAAAAATTCTTCTCAAGTTTACACACAGGAATGTCATTGGTTTAGAAGGTTATTGTGACGAAATGGGTGAAAAGATTATTGTTTATGAGTATGCGCCTAACTCAAGTCTCGATAATCTGCTAAACGACGCTAGTCTTACATGGAAGAAACGGCTTGAAATAGGCATTGATGTTGCAAGTGGGTTGGATTTTCTTCATGGAGGTGTTCTAAGACGAGAAATGGTGTTACATAGGGATATGAAGAGTAGTAACATTCTACTAGATAGGAACTGGAAAGCGAAAATTGCTAATTTTGGGCTTTCCTTGATAAGTCCAAATATTCAAGATACCAACTATGTCATAGAGGAGGATCCTGCAGGTGCAGGGTACATCGACCCAGCATACCTGAAAACACATACAATAAGCAAAGCTGCTGATATATATTCATTTGGTGTGGTTTTATTTGAGATTTTGTGTGGGAGATTGGCGATTCCAACAGGTGTGGATGTCCAGGATAAAGAACAATATCTAGGTCCTTTGGCTAAAAACTTCCATGAGAAAAACAAACTTCAAGAGTTCGTGTTTGAGGGTATAAAGGAACAAATTGTGCCACAATCATTATCTACGTTTGCAGATATTGCGCATAAATGCTTACATGATGATTGGCATCAGCGGCCAACAGCAAGTGAGGTGGTTGCACAGCTCAAGGAAGCGAAGGAATTCCAA GAGGATTGTGGAATATGGGAGCCCAAACTGCCTAGTGACTACAAGGAAATAATCCAACAGTCGAAAATCCCGGAGATCTGCTATACCAAAAAGAAAGAGGTTGTTTACAACATGTTACATACAGGAATCCTCATTCAAAATGGCAACGTG TGGTTTTCGTTGGACGGTAATAACAACAGAAATGAGATGATTTCAGCAAAATTGTTTACATACAAAAACCAAAGTTCACAAAAGTGGATACATAAACGAAGCTCAAg GTATAACATATTGCATACTTCTAGTTTTCTGAATAAAAAGAGTTTTCTTATGATCTCTCCC TGTAAGTAG
- the LOC110940970 gene encoding F-box protein At2g02240-like, translated as MNGKQRLMLSAKAVLYDSSNVKLFRLKPSEQSRFGDVIEVLSQPVVRIKCKIDELYLSPDIYYRCYLIFKLSEKCRGLHCPVKVRGPLHRSNKVIKNLYLRSPNAWNIHDIDQVPKQREDGWMEVNVWTFKTKDVQRMFQGISVNLKLISYEGTMSGLIVCGLEFRPT; from the exons ATGAATGGAAAGCAACGTCTTATGCTTTCTGCAAAGGCGGTTTTGTATGACTCTTCTAATGTGAAGCTTTTTCGTTTGAAACCCTCTGAACAATCCAG ATTTGGAGACGTGATCGAGGTTCTATCACAACCAGTAGTTCGTATCAAGTGCAAGATTGATGAACTGTATTTGTCACCAGATATATATTATAGGTGTTACCTGATATTCAAGCTTTCAGAAAAATGCCGTGGCCTACATTGTCCTGTGAAAGTACGAGGTCCGCTCCACCGAAGTAACAAAGTGATTAAAAATCTTTACCTTAGGTCCCCAAATGCATGGAATATACATGATATCGACCAGGtcccaaaacaaagagaagatGGATGGATGGAGGTTAATGTGTGGACATTTAAAACGAAGGATGTACAAAGAATGTTTCAAGGTATTAGTGTGAATTTGAAGCTCATAAGTTATGAAGGAACAATGTCGGGCCTTATTGTATGTGGGCTCGAGTTTCGGCCAACGTAA